A stretch of DNA from Myxococcota bacterium:
GTCGCCGGCCCTTCCGGGGCGGCGACGCTCGCTCGATTCGGGGCCGTCACGGCCGGCTACCCCTCCAGACTCCCCCGGGCAGGCTCCCCGTGCGGCGGCCTCCGGGCGGTGCGGCGGCGAGGCTAACCGGCCCGAGCCCGGGCGGCCCGGCTTTCGCCGGCGCCGGGCCTCGGCTAGCTTGCGGACACCGGCGTCGGCGCCCCGGCGTCACGTTGGTCCCGCGGCCGACTCCCCACGCGATCTCGGGAATGGATTTGTCGGCCCCCCCTTTCACACGATCCGCGAGCCTCGATTCGAAGGGCGGGCGTACAAGGGTTTGAGGGAGCGAGTGGCGGACTTCGAGTTGGTCGAGACCCGAGAGGATCTCGACGCGCTTGCGCAAGACCTTCTCAGCGAGAAGGTGATTGCCGTCGATACGGAAGCGGACAGCTTCTACCACTATTTCGACAAGACCTGCCTCGTGCAGGTGGGCACGCGGCGCAGCATCTACCTGATCGATCCCCTGAAGCTCGGGGGTCCGGCGGAGCTCGCACCGCTCGCGCCGGTGTTCGCGTCGCCCGAGATCCGGAAGATCTTCCACGCGGCCGAGTACGACATCTTCGTGCTGAAGCGCGATTGCTCCTTCGAGTTCGCGAACCTCTTCGACACGATGATCTCGGCCCAGCTGCTCGGCTACCCATCGGTCGGTCTGTCGAGCATCGCGGCGCGGCACTTCGACGTGAACCTGCCGAAGGACGAGCAGCGTTCCGATTGGTCGCGTCGGCCGCTGACGCCGAAGCAACTCAGCTACGCCGCCGCCGACGTGCTCTACCTGATCACGCTGGCCGAGAAGCTCGGCCGCGAGCTGCGCGCGGCGAAGCGCCAGCGCTGGGCCCAGGAAGAGTTCGAGGCGCTCTGCCGACGGCAGTGGCCCGAGCGCGAGTTCGACCAGCTCGGCTACCTGCGGATCAAGGGCGCGCGCAAGCTCGATCCGAAGTCGCTCTCGGTGCTGCGCGAGCTGTTCCTCTTGCGCGACAAACGCGCGCGCGAGATGGACCGGCCGCCCTTCAAGGTGCTCGGCAACCGCACCCTGATCGAGATCGCGGAGCGGCGCCCGAAGAAGCTCGCCGAACTGGGCGAGATCAAGGGATTCACCGAGCTGTTGATGCGCCGCTTCGGGCGCGAGGTGATGAACGCGGTGCGCGAGGGACGCAAGACCGAACACGGTCCGATCCCGAAAGCCGCCCCTTCCGGCCGGCGACGCATGGACCGCCAGGCCGACAAGCGGCTCGCGAGCCTCAAGCGCTGGCGCGGGAAGCGCGCCACCGAGCTCGAACTCGACCCGGGCGTCCTCTGCCCGAACTCCGCC
This window harbors:
- a CDS encoding HRDC domain-containing protein → MADFELVETREDLDALAQDLLSEKVIAVDTEADSFYHYFDKTCLVQVGTRRSIYLIDPLKLGGPAELAPLAPVFASPEIRKIFHAAEYDIFVLKRDCSFEFANLFDTMISAQLLGYPSVGLSSIAARHFDVNLPKDEQRSDWSRRPLTPKQLSYAAADVLYLITLAEKLGRELRAAKRQRWAQEEFEALCRRQWPEREFDQLGYLRIKGARKLDPKSLSVLRELFLLRDKRAREMDRPPFKVLGNRTLIEIAERRPKKLAELGEIKGFTELLMRRFGREVMNAVREGRKTEHGPIPKAAPSGRRRMDRQADKRLASLKRWRGKRATELELDPGVLCPNSALEAIAWRAPASAKDLDELPELKGWFRREFGAEVVKVAGEGAPPREKDGGPKAK